The genomic window AATCCAGCCCAAACAGGAGATCTCAGTTTCAGCGACTGGCGAGGACTGGGAAGAGCTCTTGCAGGCCTGGCTCTCGGAACTTCTAGCTGAATTCAACCTCAAAGGTTTCGTCGGCAAGCAGTGCGAAGTAACTCGTATTGAGCCGGGCCGGCTGGGTGGTACAGTCAAAGGAGAGGCGCTCGACCTCCAGCGCCATCGCTTTCACACCGAGATCAAGGGCGTGACCTACCACGGACTGAAGGTGTGGCAGGAAGATAACCGATGGCACGCCAGAGTCATCTTCGATGTCTAGCCTGCTAATTCCCTCGCCCTCTCCCTGAGGGAGAGGGATGAGGTGAGGGCCAGGCCGAGAGCGTTGCCTGCACGTCGATAGGTGGTACATGGCTGAAAACGAAATCAAACTGAAACGAATTGAAGAATGTCTTTGGGAAATCCCCCGCCAGGGCGGGATGCGGGTTCCGGGGCGGATCTACGCCACGGAAAAACTTTTTTCCGCCCTGAAAGAAGACAACAGTCTTAAACAAGTCATGAACGTTGCCCACCTGCCGGGCATCGTCGGCTACTCGCTCGCGATGCCGGACATCCACTGGGGCTACGGCTTTCCGATCGGCGGCGTCGCCGCGATGGACGTCGCCGACGGAGTCGTCTCGCCCGGCGGCGTCGGTTACGACATCAATTGAGGCGTCCGCCTGGTGAAGACCGGTCTGGTCTTCAAGGACATCCGCGAAAAAATTCCGCAGATCGTGGACGCGCTGTTCGCGCTGATCCCATCCGGCGTGGGCAGCGAAGGCGCGATTCCCAAGCTCTCCAAAGAAGAAGAGAAACGTTTGCTGAGGGACGGCGCCCGTTGGGCCGTGAGTCACGGCTACGGGCGCGCTGAAGACCTGGAGTATATGGAAGAAGGCGGCCGGCTCGAAAGCGCGGACGCCGGCCTTGTCAGCGACCGCGCGCTCGAGCGCGGTCTCAAACAGGTCGGCACTCTCGGCTCGGGAAATCATTTTCTGGAGATCGGCCGGGTTGACGAAATATATTTGCCCGATGTCGCCGACAGCTTCGGATTGTCGCCCGATCAAGTCGTCGTATTGATTCACA from Candidatus Binatia bacterium includes these protein-coding regions:
- a CDS encoding archease — encoded protein: MDHTADIGIEVEAESAAKLFSTAAEAFYGLIADTGGIQPKQEISVSATGEDWEELLQAWLSELLAEFNLKGFVGKQCEVTRIEPGRLGGTVKGEALDLQRHRFHTEIKGVTYHGLKVWQEDNRWHARVIFDV